A genomic region of Methanothermobacter sp. CaT2 contains the following coding sequences:
- a CDS encoding chorismate pyruvate-lyase family protein, whose protein sequence is MDVNVMEEIERIERLIGKLSNTQKILLSTDGSVTRILDVLRGTVTIRTLKQEFIPCNQEIADKLNISMGDPVNYRVVVIGNREPLIHAVSYIPLSRLDDGFREDLIRADVPIGRILKKHNIESRREIEVLDIENPNPQLREIFGTDSPMLTRTYNIIHEGEVLIRIKETFPFEWFREEF, encoded by the coding sequence ATGGATGTTAATGTCATGGAGGAGATTGAACGTATTGAGAGGCTCATAGGGAAACTCTCAAACACCCAGAAGATACTGCTCTCAACAGACGGCTCGGTAACAAGGATACTTGACGTTCTGCGGGGAACAGTGACCATAAGGACCCTCAAACAGGAATTCATACCCTGCAACCAGGAAATAGCAGATAAGCTCAACATCTCCATGGGAGACCCTGTGAACTACAGGGTTGTTGTCATAGGAAACAGGGAGCCCCTCATACATGCAGTATCATACATCCCCCTCTCAAGGCTCGACGATGGGTTCAGGGAGGATCTCATAAGGGCCGATGTACCCATAGGGAGGATCCTGAAGAAGCATAACATAGAGTCAAGGAGGGAGATAGAGGTCCTTGACATTGAGAACCCGAACCCCCAGCTGAGGGAGATCTTCGGGACAGACTCCCCGATGCTCACAAGGACCTACAATATCATCCATGAAGGTGAGGTTCTCATAAGGATAAAGGAGACCTTCCCCTTCGAATGGTTCAGGGAGGAGTTTTAG
- the fen gene encoding flap endonuclease-1, producing the protein MGVKLRDVVSPRRIRLEDLRGRTVAVDAANTLYQFLSSIRQRDGTPLMDSRGRVTSHLSGILYRTAAVMEMEIRVIYVFDGRSHHLKGETVSRRADIRKKSEVEWKRALEEGDIDRARKYAVRSARMSSEILESSKRLLELLGIPYVQAPGEGEAQASYMVKMGDAWAVASQDYDCLLFGAPRVVRNLTLSGKLEDPEIIELESTLRELSISHTQLVDMALLVGTDFNEGVKGIGARRGLKLIREKGDIFNVIRDLEADIGGDPQVLRGIFLEPEVSEDYEIRWRKPDVEGVIEFLCTEHGFSEDRVRAALKKFEGASSTQKSLEDWF; encoded by the coding sequence ATGGGAGTTAAACTCAGGGATGTTGTATCACCCCGCAGGATACGCCTTGAGGACCTTAGGGGAAGAACAGTTGCAGTCGATGCAGCCAACACACTCTACCAGTTCCTATCAAGCATAAGGCAGAGGGATGGAACACCCCTCATGGATTCCAGGGGTAGAGTAACATCACACCTCAGCGGCATACTCTACAGGACGGCCGCGGTCATGGAGATGGAGATAAGGGTCATATATGTCTTCGATGGAAGGTCCCATCACCTCAAGGGCGAGACCGTGAGCAGGAGGGCTGATATCCGGAAGAAATCTGAGGTTGAGTGGAAGAGGGCCCTTGAGGAGGGGGACATTGACAGGGCGAGAAAATATGCTGTAAGGTCCGCAAGGATGTCCTCAGAAATACTGGAGAGTTCAAAGAGGCTCCTGGAACTTCTGGGAATACCCTATGTACAGGCACCCGGTGAGGGGGAGGCTCAGGCATCATACATGGTTAAGATGGGCGATGCATGGGCCGTGGCATCCCAGGACTATGACTGTCTCCTTTTCGGCGCCCCAAGGGTTGTAAGGAACCTCACCCTCAGCGGAAAACTTGAGGACCCCGAGATCATTGAACTGGAGTCCACCCTCAGGGAACTCTCAATCAGCCACACACAGCTCGTGGATATGGCACTACTCGTCGGGACTGACTTCAATGAGGGTGTAAAGGGGATAGGCGCAAGGAGGGGACTCAAACTCATCAGGGAGAAGGGCGACATTTTCAACGTCATCAGGGACCTTGAAGCTGACATAGGTGGCGACCCCCAGGTCCTCAGGGGGATATTTCTGGAGCCAGAGGTTTCAGAGGACTATGAGATCAGGTGGAGAAAACCTGACGTGGAAGGTGTTATCGAGTTCCTTTGCACTGAACACGGCTTTTCAGAGGACCGTGTGAGGGCGGCGCTTAAAAAATTTGAGGGTGCATCCTCCACCCAGAAGAGCCTGGAGGACTGGTTCTGA
- a CDS encoding IGHMBP2 family helicase, with product MEREAEISAMMNEIRRLSPRQRERAGRAVNGLNGKITGRELGFHLVKYGRRDPIDTQISVGDLVLISRGNPLRSDLTGTVAMKGKRFLVVALEHVPGWALKNVRIDLYANDVTFQRMIDNLKSPTRNVLRVLGFLCGTEKPSDGVDGLDFQAVDPELNESQRDAIRMALGSEDFFLIHGPFGTGKTRTLHELIRQEVMRGSRVLVTAESNAAVDNLLEGIAGHVKCVRLGHPQRVSRENLMETLAYKIENHPEYRKVQEYQEKIDELIEERERHQKPTPQIRRGLSDTQILINATKRRGARGISPNVMISMARWIETNQRIDDLHSKLQEAEMRIADRILRESQVVLSTNSSAALEYIDGLRFDVAIVDEASQATIPSILIPLARAPRFILAGDHRQLPPTILSRDASELERTLFEELIERHPGRSRMLKCQYRMHPAIMEFPNREFYDGRIRAHPSLEGISIRDIIEDVPDSDICQKLADPDPVLFIDTSGLDGCERRLKGSTSIQNPLEADLAVIISRSLMRMGVKPEEIGIITPYDDQVDLISSMIDVEVNSVDGFQGREKDVIIISMVRSNRNGSIGFLKDLRRLNVSLTRARRKLIIIGDSRTLSAHPSYRRLTEFCRKRGFLDEPGLDEVMKWGAS from the coding sequence ATGGAGAGGGAAGCCGAAATAAGCGCCATGATGAATGAGATAAGGAGGCTTTCCCCCCGACAGCGCGAGAGGGCTGGAAGGGCTGTGAATGGATTGAACGGTAAGATAACCGGGAGGGAGCTGGGATTTCACCTTGTCAAGTACGGAAGACGTGACCCCATAGACACCCAGATATCCGTGGGTGACCTCGTCCTTATAAGTAGGGGAAACCCCCTCAGGAGCGACCTGACAGGTACCGTTGCAATGAAGGGTAAGAGATTCCTGGTTGTTGCCCTTGAACATGTTCCTGGATGGGCCCTCAAAAATGTGAGGATAGACCTCTATGCCAATGATGTGACCTTTCAGAGAATGATTGACAACCTCAAATCCCCAACCAGAAACGTTCTCAGGGTCCTGGGTTTCCTCTGTGGTACAGAAAAACCTTCAGATGGGGTTGATGGGCTTGATTTCCAGGCTGTGGACCCGGAACTCAACGAATCACAGAGGGATGCCATCAGGATGGCCCTTGGATCAGAGGATTTTTTTCTCATACACGGCCCCTTTGGAACCGGTAAAACCCGCACCCTCCATGAGCTAATAAGGCAGGAGGTCATGAGGGGCAGCCGGGTCCTTGTAACCGCCGAGAGCAACGCAGCAGTTGATAACCTCCTTGAGGGAATTGCAGGTCATGTTAAATGCGTCCGCCTGGGACACCCCCAGAGGGTTTCAAGGGAAAACCTGATGGAGACCCTTGCCTATAAAATTGAAAACCACCCTGAATACAGGAAAGTCCAGGAATACCAGGAGAAGATCGATGAACTCATAGAGGAACGTGAGAGGCACCAGAAACCCACCCCACAGATCAGGAGGGGCCTCAGTGACACCCAGATACTCATCAACGCCACAAAGAGGAGGGGTGCAAGGGGCATCTCACCCAACGTCATGATCTCAATGGCCCGCTGGATAGAGACAAACCAGAGGATAGATGACCTCCACAGTAAGCTTCAGGAGGCAGAGATGAGAATCGCTGACAGGATACTCCGGGAGAGCCAGGTTGTCCTTTCAACCAACTCATCTGCAGCCCTCGAGTACATAGATGGCTTAAGGTTCGATGTCGCCATCGTCGATGAAGCATCCCAGGCCACAATACCAAGCATACTCATACCCCTTGCAAGGGCACCAAGATTCATACTGGCAGGGGATCACAGGCAGCTTCCACCCACAATACTCAGCAGAGATGCATCCGAACTTGAGAGGACACTCTTTGAAGAACTTATCGAACGCCACCCGGGCAGGTCCAGGATGCTGAAGTGCCAGTACCGCATGCACCCGGCCATAATGGAGTTCCCCAACCGTGAATTCTATGATGGGAGGATAAGGGCCCATCCATCCCTTGAGGGTATATCCATCAGGGATATCATCGAGGATGTCCCTGACTCAGATATCTGCCAGAAACTCGCAGATCCCGACCCCGTCCTCTTCATTGACACTTCAGGACTGGATGGCTGTGAGCGCAGGCTAAAGGGTTCAACCTCAATACAGAACCCCCTTGAAGCGGACCTTGCAGTTATAATCTCCCGTTCACTCATGAGGATGGGTGTTAAACCTGAGGAGATCGGTATAATAACCCCCTACGATGACCAGGTGGACCTCATCTCATCCATGATAGATGTCGAGGTGAACAGTGTTGACGGATTCCAGGGACGTGAGAAGGATGTTATAATAATCTCAATGGTCAGAAGCAATAGGAATGGCAGTATAGGGTTTCTGAAGGATTTAAGGCGTCTAAACGTTTCACTCACCCGTGCCCGACGCAAGCTCATAATAATAGGGGATAGCCGGACACTCTCAGCCCACCCCTCCTACAGGCGGCTCACTGAATTCTGCAGAAAAAGGGGATTCCTTGATGAACCAGGCCTCGATGAGGTCATGAAGTGGGGTGCTTCATAA
- a CDS encoding DUF2119 domain-containing protein: MTILGFFRLIDKGDGPVRLFVGGVHGREGLTTIRALRRLGFNDIDNGRLIIYSCNPTPYISTLNPDYYRSPQGREILRLIEKYRPSTYLEAHCYRRENYDKLTDPSRKSSEGVPPLIELEEGVLIGSVSPHIRKKLFKRDDICLTVEMPCLDGGSDRSLDVYVEFLRTVASSETREELELRLEGRYPVQVETARRYAREFFGEYPPF, translated from the coding sequence GTGACCATATTGGGATTTTTCAGGTTGATAGATAAGGGGGATGGCCCTGTAAGGTTATTTGTGGGTGGTGTGCATGGAAGGGAGGGTCTCACCACCATAAGGGCCCTCAGAAGACTGGGTTTCAATGACATAGATAATGGCAGGCTGATAATATACAGCTGCAACCCCACTCCCTACATCAGCACCCTCAACCCTGACTACTACAGGAGCCCCCAGGGGAGGGAGATACTCAGACTCATAGAGAAGTACCGGCCATCAACCTACCTTGAGGCCCACTGCTACCGCAGGGAAAACTATGATAAGCTCACAGATCCGTCAAGGAAGTCATCTGAGGGTGTTCCTCCACTCATAGAACTTGAAGAGGGTGTGCTTATAGGATCGGTGTCTCCACATATACGTAAGAAGCTCTTCAAACGTGATGATATCTGTCTCACAGTTGAGATGCCATGTCTGGATGGTGGATCAGACAGGAGTCTTGATGTCTATGTGGAATTCCTCAGGACGGTTGCATCCTCGGAAACCAGGGAAGAACTTGAACTTCGCCTTGAAGGCAGGTATCCTGTGCAGGTTGAAACCGCGAGAAGATATGCCCGGGAGTTCTTCGGGGAGTACCCGCCATTCTGA
- the ahcY gene encoding adenosylhomocysteinase: MPYKVKDISLAPQGEKKIRWVQEHMPVLERIKSDFSEEKPFKGVTIGSCLHLEPKTINLGLTLQAGGAEVAMTGCNPLSTQDDATAAGAKMGLNIYGWRGETNEEYYENIHRVLDHEPEILIDDGADMIFLVHRERPELLDGIIGACEETTTGINRLRAMAADGALKFPVMAVNDAYTKYLFDNRYGTGQSTFDSIMGTTNMLIAGKTVVVCGYGWCGRGIAMRAEGLGASVIVTEVDPIRALEARMDGFRVMKVSDAVKEADILITATGNTDVVSESEFMNMKDGCVMANSGHFNVEINREALEELSRETGKVKEDIEVFIMPDGRKIYLLAEGRLVNLASERGQGHPAEIMDMSFAMQALSARHLLQEKPDPGVYRAPDEIDLMVARMKLDAMGIEIDELTEKQRLYLENWEEGT, translated from the coding sequence ATGCCATATAAAGTTAAAGATATTTCACTAGCCCCTCAGGGCGAAAAAAAGATCAGATGGGTTCAGGAACACATGCCTGTACTTGAAAGGATAAAAAGTGACTTCTCAGAGGAGAAACCATTCAAAGGAGTTACCATAGGATCATGCCTTCACCTCGAACCAAAGACCATAAACCTTGGTCTCACACTCCAGGCAGGCGGTGCAGAGGTCGCCATGACCGGATGCAACCCCCTATCAACCCAGGACGACGCCACAGCCGCGGGGGCGAAGATGGGACTCAACATTTACGGGTGGCGTGGGGAGACAAACGAGGAATACTATGAGAACATACACCGCGTCCTGGACCATGAACCTGAAATCCTCATAGACGATGGTGCAGACATGATATTCCTTGTCCACCGGGAGAGGCCGGAGCTCCTTGATGGGATAATAGGTGCCTGTGAAGAGACAACCACTGGTATAAACCGGTTGAGGGCAATGGCAGCCGACGGAGCCCTCAAATTCCCTGTGATGGCGGTGAACGACGCCTACACCAAGTACCTCTTTGACAACCGCTACGGTACCGGACAGTCAACCTTTGACTCCATAATGGGGACCACCAACATGCTGATAGCCGGGAAGACCGTCGTGGTCTGCGGATACGGGTGGTGCGGTCGCGGTATAGCCATGAGGGCTGAGGGACTTGGAGCCAGTGTAATAGTGACCGAAGTGGATCCCATAAGAGCTCTTGAAGCACGTATGGATGGTTTCAGGGTTATGAAGGTTTCAGATGCTGTTAAGGAGGCCGATATACTCATAACAGCCACCGGGAACACAGACGTGGTTTCTGAATCCGAATTCATGAACATGAAGGATGGCTGTGTCATGGCGAACTCCGGCCACTTCAACGTTGAGATAAACCGGGAGGCCCTTGAAGAGCTCTCAAGGGAGACAGGAAAGGTTAAGGAGGACATCGAAGTGTTCATAATGCCTGATGGACGTAAAATATACCTTCTGGCTGAGGGCAGGCTTGTGAACCTTGCATCCGAGCGTGGCCAGGGTCATCCTGCAGAGATAATGGATATGAGCTTTGCAATGCAGGCACTATCAGCAAGACACCTCCTCCAGGAGAAACCAGACCCTGGAGTCTACCGGGCACCCGATGAGATAGACCTGATGGTTGCCCGGATGAAACTCGATGCCATGGGCATTGAGATCGATGAACTCACAGAAAAACAGAGACTCTACCTTGAAAACTGGGAAGAAGGAACCTGA
- a CDS encoding CDC48 family AAA ATPase — MTKKEIKLKVAEALAQQDVGRGIARVDPACMEKLGLSDGDIIEIEGKKLTAATVVSSQSDIGLGIIRIDGYLRKNAGASIGEEVTVRRADVKDAQKVVLAPVDQEVIIRGDIRSAFLNRVLVKGDIIVSGIRQHISGGGLFDEFFRDFMDISPLGEIKLAVVSTSPAGVVRVTPSTQVEMQQKPVDVSKLEGVKNLVDVTYEDIGGLKEEVKKVREMIEIPLKRPELFERLGITPPKGVLMHGPPGTGKTLLAKAVANESDAHFIAINGPEIMSKYVGGSEERLREFFEEAEENAPSIIFIDEIDAIAPKREDVSGEVERRIVAQLLTLMDGLKSRGQVVVIGATNRPDALDPALRRPGRFDREIEIGVPDREERKEILQIHTRGMPLADDVDLDELAEITHGFVGADLESLCKESAMRVLRRVLPEIKADEEIPKEVLKKMVVTRADFKDALKEIQPSALREVLVQVPNVSWDDIGGLEGAKQELREAVEWPLKYPDRFKKFGIRPPKGILLHGSPGTGKTLLAKAVANESQANFIAVKGPELLSKWVGESEKGVREVFRKARQTAPTVIFFDEIDSIASVRSGSTADSGVTQRVVNQLLTEIDGLEELQDVAVIAATNRPDILDPALLRPGRFDRHVKVEDPDKEARLAIFRVHTKDMPLADDVDLEKLAEKTEGYVGADIEAVCREAAMLTLRDNMDAEEVSMKYFLEAMEKVKPKGGVEEQVQYH; from the coding sequence ATGACAAAAAAAGAGATAAAATTAAAGGTTGCAGAGGCCCTGGCCCAGCAGGACGTCGGGAGGGGAATAGCCCGTGTGGACCCTGCATGCATGGAAAAACTGGGTCTTTCAGATGGAGACATAATTGAAATAGAGGGCAAAAAACTGACAGCTGCAACTGTAGTATCATCACAGTCCGACATAGGACTCGGAATAATAAGGATAGATGGATACCTCCGTAAAAACGCCGGCGCATCCATAGGCGAAGAGGTGACAGTCAGAAGGGCCGACGTTAAGGACGCCCAGAAGGTCGTTCTGGCCCCAGTGGACCAGGAGGTCATAATAAGGGGGGACATAAGATCAGCATTCCTCAACAGGGTACTTGTTAAGGGAGACATAATAGTATCAGGTATCAGACAGCATATATCCGGCGGCGGACTCTTCGACGAGTTCTTCAGGGACTTCATGGACATATCACCCCTCGGAGAGATCAAACTGGCCGTCGTATCAACAAGTCCCGCAGGTGTTGTGCGTGTAACACCCTCAACACAGGTCGAGATGCAGCAAAAACCCGTGGACGTCAGCAAACTCGAGGGCGTCAAGAACCTCGTTGACGTCACCTACGAGGACATCGGGGGCCTCAAGGAGGAGGTCAAAAAGGTCCGGGAAATGATAGAGATCCCCCTCAAGAGACCGGAACTCTTCGAAAGGCTTGGAATAACACCACCAAAGGGTGTCCTCATGCACGGACCACCGGGGACGGGTAAAACGCTACTGGCGAAGGCCGTTGCCAACGAGAGCGACGCCCACTTCATAGCCATCAACGGACCCGAGATAATGAGCAAATACGTCGGGGGATCCGAGGAGAGGCTCAGGGAATTCTTCGAGGAAGCAGAAGAGAACGCTCCATCAATCATATTCATCGATGAGATAGACGCCATAGCACCCAAAAGGGAAGACGTGAGTGGAGAGGTTGAAAGGAGGATCGTTGCCCAGCTCCTCACCCTGATGGACGGCCTCAAGAGCAGGGGCCAGGTTGTTGTCATAGGTGCAACCAACAGACCCGACGCCCTTGACCCTGCACTCAGAAGGCCGGGCCGCTTTGACAGGGAAATCGAGATAGGAGTCCCTGACAGGGAGGAAAGGAAGGAGATACTCCAGATACACACCAGGGGGATGCCCCTTGCAGATGACGTTGACCTCGATGAACTGGCAGAGATAACCCATGGATTTGTGGGTGCAGACCTTGAGTCACTCTGTAAGGAATCCGCCATGAGGGTCCTGAGGAGGGTGCTCCCGGAGATAAAGGCTGATGAGGAGATACCCAAGGAGGTCCTCAAGAAGATGGTGGTAACAAGGGCCGACTTCAAGGACGCCCTCAAGGAGATACAGCCATCAGCCCTCAGGGAGGTCCTGGTACAGGTCCCCAACGTTTCATGGGACGACATAGGAGGCCTGGAGGGCGCAAAGCAGGAGCTGAGGGAGGCTGTTGAGTGGCCCCTCAAGTACCCCGACAGATTCAAGAAGTTCGGAATCAGACCGCCAAAGGGTATTCTCCTGCACGGATCACCGGGTACCGGTAAAACACTCCTGGCAAAGGCCGTTGCCAATGAGAGCCAGGCAAACTTCATAGCGGTTAAGGGTCCGGAGCTCCTGTCAAAGTGGGTCGGTGAATCAGAGAAGGGTGTGCGTGAAGTTTTCAGAAAAGCACGTCAGACAGCTCCCACAGTGATATTCTTCGATGAGATAGACTCAATAGCCTCAGTGAGGAGTGGAAGCACCGCCGACTCCGGCGTAACCCAGAGGGTGGTCAACCAGCTGCTCACAGAGATCGATGGACTTGAAGAGCTGCAGGATGTGGCGGTTATAGCCGCGACAAACAGGCCCGACATCCTCGACCCCGCACTCCTCAGGCCTGGAAGATTCGACAGGCACGTCAAGGTTGAGGATCCAGATAAGGAGGCAAGGCTCGCAATATTCAGGGTCCACACAAAGGACATGCCCCTTGCAGATGACGTTGATCTTGAAAAACTTGCAGAGAAAACTGAGGGATACGTCGGTGCAGACATTGAGGCTGTATGCAGAGAAGCCGCCATGCTGACCCTCAGGGATAACATGGACGCCGAGGAGGTCTCAATGAAGTACTTCCTTGAGGCCATGGAGAAAGTAAAACCAAAGGGCGGCGTAGAGGAGCAGGTCCAGTACCACTAA
- a CDS encoding prephenate dehydrogenase, with translation MDNETVGKMIISIIGGTRGLGYWIARFLRKEGLRVIITGRDPDTGRSAAGRIGAEYCRDNVRAASLADVVVVSVPIEVTSDVLREVAPHVREGGLLMDVTSVKEEPARVMERFIARGAHYIPAHPMFGPRVSSLEGQVVVLTPSGDNPWLDDVIRFLEERKARVIVTDPSTHDRMMSVVQVLTHFAYISIAATLEAEGVDIRESRKFASPIYNLMIDTIARIVAQNPYLAYSIQTHNTYGQEMRDCFLRTATRLNEMLRDGRMDDFVAGMGLAAKNIDDVEASLGRSDKAIEALNQELIVLRNSVGQEIGIKHIYSGRVHVGVLESVTPDYAMLRSGKRVMKFKISNIRVLSEEELRRWKVENLDLRVYDVSAVFSDSVDPEVIAHLIGLLECVVDVKIVDLYRGPQIPPDHFSLTLRVRVFDRECYEEILGVLRGIGASIR, from the coding sequence ATGGATAATGAAACGGTAGGTAAGATGATTATCAGCATCATAGGGGGTACCCGTGGACTTGGATACTGGATAGCCAGGTTCCTGAGGAAGGAGGGCCTCAGGGTCATAATCACCGGGAGGGACCCTGATACTGGCAGATCAGCCGCCGGAAGGATAGGTGCGGAGTACTGCCGTGACAATGTGAGGGCTGCCTCACTGGCCGATGTTGTGGTTGTATCCGTCCCGATAGAGGTGACCTCGGATGTCCTCAGGGAGGTTGCGCCCCATGTAAGGGAGGGTGGACTCCTCATGGATGTGACCTCAGTCAAGGAGGAGCCGGCCAGGGTCATGGAGAGGTTCATAGCCAGGGGCGCCCACTACATCCCGGCCCATCCAATGTTTGGACCCCGTGTATCATCCCTTGAGGGGCAGGTCGTCGTCCTAACACCCTCCGGGGATAACCCCTGGCTTGATGATGTGATCCGGTTCCTTGAGGAGAGAAAGGCCCGTGTGATAGTCACCGACCCATCCACCCATGACCGTATGATGAGTGTTGTTCAGGTCCTCACACACTTCGCCTACATAAGCATAGCAGCCACACTGGAGGCTGAGGGTGTTGACATAAGGGAGTCCCGTAAGTTTGCAAGCCCAATCTACAACCTTATGATAGATACGATAGCCAGGATAGTGGCCCAGAACCCCTACCTTGCCTATTCGATCCAGACCCACAACACCTACGGGCAGGAGATGCGTGATTGTTTCCTGAGAACTGCTACCAGGCTAAACGAGATGCTGAGGGATGGGCGGATGGATGACTTTGTGGCAGGGATGGGCCTTGCAGCCAAGAACATAGATGATGTGGAGGCATCACTTGGAAGATCAGATAAGGCCATAGAGGCACTTAATCAGGAACTGATTGTGCTGAGGAACTCTGTTGGTCAGGAGATTGGCATCAAGCACATCTATTCAGGCAGGGTGCATGTTGGTGTACTTGAGTCTGTTACACCTGACTATGCCATGCTGAGGTCCGGTAAGAGGGTCATGAAGTTCAAGATCTCCAATATCAGGGTGCTGTCAGAGGAGGAACTCCGCCGCTGGAAGGTTGAAAACCTTGATCTGAGGGTCTATGATGTATCTGCTGTTTTTTCTGATTCCGTGGATCCAGAGGTCATAGCACACCTGATTGGTCTGCTTGAGTGTGTGGTTGATGTGAAAATTGTTGACCTTTACCGTGGGCCCCAGATACCCCCTGATCATTTCAGCTTAACCCTCAGAGTGAGGGTGTTTGACAGGGAGTGTTATGAGGAGATTCTGGGTGTTCTGAGGGGTATCGGTGCCTCAATAAGGTGA